Proteins encoded together in one Vicinamibacterales bacterium window:
- a CDS encoding PaaI family thioesterase: protein MPDTETRLSLQDRYAPRSICFGCGPANARGLRIRSFPEGDGLVTEFTPEPHQQAFEGAVNGGIIGVLFDCHCNWTAAWHLMQQRRAVAPPPTVTAEFSVRFRRPTPSGTPLTLRSRVVESREDRATVEATIEADGTVCATSRGTFVEVKVGHPAYHRWE, encoded by the coding sequence ATGCCAGACACGGAGACGCGTCTCAGCCTGCAGGATCGCTATGCGCCGCGGAGCATTTGCTTCGGATGCGGCCCCGCGAATGCACGCGGCCTTCGGATCCGCAGCTTTCCCGAGGGGGACGGCCTCGTCACCGAATTCACGCCCGAGCCGCACCAGCAGGCGTTCGAGGGTGCGGTGAACGGCGGGATCATCGGCGTGCTCTTCGACTGCCACTGCAACTGGACGGCAGCGTGGCACCTGATGCAGCAGCGGCGTGCGGTGGCGCCGCCGCCGACCGTGACCGCGGAGTTCTCGGTCCGCTTCAGGCGGCCGACGCCGTCGGGGACGCCGCTCACCCTGCGCTCGCGCGTCGTGGAGTCTCGCGAGGACCGCGCGACCGTCGAGGCGACGATCGAAGCCGATGGTACCGTGTGCGCGACCAGCCGTGGGACGTTCGTGGAGGTGAAGGTCGGACATCCGGCCTATCACAGGTGGGAATGA
- a CDS encoding PAS domain-containing protein produces MADQQTWSEGLPVAITVTDANGTILEMNARSRETFAADGGAALIGQNLFACHPEPARTKTQAMYQTRKPNHYTISRAGQRKMIHQMPWFKNGVFAGFVEISIPIPDQLEHFDRG; encoded by the coding sequence GTGGCCGATCAGCAAACATGGAGTGAAGGATTGCCCGTCGCCATCACGGTAACGGACGCGAACGGCACGATCCTGGAGATGAACGCGCGGTCTCGCGAGACGTTCGCGGCCGACGGGGGCGCGGCGCTCATCGGTCAGAACCTGTTCGCGTGCCACCCTGAGCCAGCGCGCACGAAGACGCAGGCGATGTACCAGACTCGAAAGCCGAACCACTACACGATCAGCAGGGCAGGCCAGCGGAAGATGATCCACCAGATGCCGTGGTTCAAGAACGGCGTCTTCGCCGGGTTCGTCGAGATCTCGATACCGATCCCGGACCAACTGGAGCACTTCGATCGCGGATAG
- a CDS encoding PIN domain-containing protein — protein MFLVDTSVWIEVFRKPARVKLERLVDFDEVVTCLPVMQEVLQGFADERAFLVAREAMHALPIVESPLGQVVVDDAVDLYRAARRAGVTVRSGVDCLIAACAIRHGLTVLHHDRDFDALARVSSLAVRRIAVG, from the coding sequence GTGTTTCTCGTTGACACCTCGGTCTGGATCGAGGTGTTCCGCAAGCCGGCTCGCGTGAAACTCGAACGGCTCGTGGACTTCGACGAGGTCGTCACCTGTCTGCCCGTGATGCAGGAGGTGCTGCAGGGCTTCGCTGACGAGCGGGCGTTCCTCGTCGCCCGCGAGGCGATGCACGCGCTGCCGATCGTCGAATCGCCGCTAGGGCAGGTGGTTGTGGACGACGCCGTCGACCTCTATCGCGCGGCGCGCCGCGCCGGAGTGACGGTCCGATCCGGCGTCGATTGCCTCATCGCGGCGTGCGCCATCCGCCACGGCCTGACCGTGCTCCACCACGACCGCGACTTCGATGCGCTGGCGCGCGTCTCGTCCCTGGCCGTGCGGCGCATCGCCGTCGGCTGA
- a CDS encoding type II toxin-antitoxin system VapB family antitoxin produces the protein MKRTNLVLDETLLDEATRLSGERTYSRAVERALRDFVQRAKAQRILSLAGAGLWEGDLAVLREDRGIYRTKRRVSR, from the coding sequence ATGAAACGTACGAATCTTGTGCTCGACGAGACTCTGCTCGACGAAGCCACGCGGCTGAGCGGCGAGCGAACCTACTCGCGGGCCGTCGAGCGAGCATTGAGGGACTTCGTGCAGCGGGCCAAGGCGCAGCGAATCCTGAGCCTGGCGGGCGCGGGCTTGTGGGAGGGTGACCTGGCCGTGCTTCGCGAGGATCGCGGCATCTACCGGACCAAGCGCCGTGTTTCTCGTTGA